One genomic region from Anopheles bellator chromosome 2, idAnoBellAS_SP24_06.2, whole genome shotgun sequence encodes:
- the LOC131209303 gene encoding uncharacterized protein LOC131209303, with amino-acid sequence MLQPANEVDEDGNKNMVSNMPLLFADGYPTSLDKITEEQLEKFIPFMVQCSLAHGDNHALADYRKPSWWPKEVEFTKPFKKPKSFTGIWLQKMREIVVFCYSHHACVYLLRYCNDLASYQHTSLRFINNYNSTTSLYERSTNKLLVTFRNENMLYDQEQITSRKCLLPKQSSSLSSQASQEEMVISATFDIYLCDNCDAELYSYGALVEHEKSCLNEQIDDEQSDDDDVIFCGEFIDEINPLGPTARERAELQKKTAFLSQNFALCSKKICEPTAMKALPATDECGGVPTDKSPTKRSRMARRTRGVMTLAKCAQIPLSSPVGQYLLRTTKTITTTAYLAERHERLERFCHAPALPPGMGQLIRQHRGSAINEHDGPTVFDRRLPKWLLSKPRANGSMPGGSYVPVSFKRPADDTTEPYRVYKFPRRQLSERCRWENYLFYNKPLLARCQTCAVQLKRLNADELKVLSEWPGIARVKHEKEQAALERQRRNEFVGNATIIDSIDLCSSEDEQVYSDNDECDGTVDGGFHEASDPEVDVSNVEQSRNEPHNDDDEDFETIVIEEEEEESAQEDEGTVPLPPPSLANHRRSSVHSIIQLQTNSVVPGTLLSGSTIRLNHALFTGLTNGELLSDGRFGHKYTNCSTTAITLTNSTSSIANGELKENRVNGWLQKGLAVQPSSTEGFCSIVAPAPRTSIAGPTQTHTASHILLTSPLAPNTVLGTIPMPFTSRPVSLQPNGSATVVQTLTSAAIVNQAVRKRMSVPRAGGSTPGTAVTGTTANLQ; translated from the exons ATGCTGCAGCCTGCTAACGAGGTCGACGAAGATGGCAACAAAAATATGGTCTCCAACATGCCGCTCCTGTTTGCGGACGGCTACCCGACATCACTGGACAAGATTACCGAAGAACAGCTGGAAAAGTTCATCCCGTTCATGGTTCAGTGCTCGCTGGCGCATGGAGACAACCACGCGCTGGCCGACTACAGGAAACCATCCTGGTGGCCAAAGGAAGTGGAATTCACGAAACCGTTCAAAAAACCCAAATCATTTACGGGG ATCTGGCTACAGAAGATGCGCGAAATCGTAGTGTTTTGTTATTCGCATCATGCTTGCGTTTACCTGCTTCGATACTGCAATGATTTAGCTTCCTATCAGCACACGTCGCTGCGGTTTATCAATAACTACAACTCGACCACCTCGCTGTACGAGCGTTCCACGAACAAGCTGCTCGTGACATTCCGGAATGAGAATATG CTCTACGATCAGGAGCAGATCACCAGTCGGAAGTGCCTTCTACCGAAGCAATCGAGCTCACTATCATCGCAGGCTTCTCAGGAGGAGATGGTCATATCAGCCACGTTTGATATCTATCTTTGCGACAATTGCGATGCGGAGCTGTATTCGTACGGAGCATTGGTG GAACACGAGAAAAGCTGCCTGAACGAGCAGATCGATGACGAGCagagtgacgacgacgacgtaatcTTCTGTGGCGAATTTATCGACGAAATAAATCCGCTCGGTCCAACTGCCAGGGAGCGGGCCGAACTGCAAAAGAAGACTGCCTTTCTGTCGCAGAACTTTGCACTGTGCAGTAAAAAAATCTGTGAGCCAACGGCCATGAAGGCTCTCCCGGCAACGGATGAATGTGGTGGAGTTCCTACTGACAAGAGCCCAACGAAACGTTCTCGCATGGCCAGACGCACGCGTGGTGTAATGACACTGGCCAAGTGTGCGCAAATTCCTTTGTCTTCACCCGTTGGTCAGTATCTCCTGCGGACGACCAAGACCATTACAACAACGGCGTATTTGGCCGAGCGACACGAGCGCCTTGAGCGCTTCTGCCATGCGCCAGCGCTTCCGCCCGGTATGGGCCAATTGATTCGACAGCACCGCGGTAGTGCGATCAATGAACACGACGGACCGACGGTGTTCGACCGAAGACTCCCGAAGTGGTTGCTGAGCAAGCCACGGGCAAACGGATCGATGCCTGGCGGCAGTTATGTGCCAGTATCGTTCAAGCGTCCAGCGGACGATACAACCGAACCCTACCGGGTGTACAAGTTTCCGCGCCGCCAGTTATCGGAGCGCTGCCGTTGGGAAAACTATTTGTTCTACAACAAACCGCTCCTGGCGCGGTGTCAAACGTGTGCGGTACAACTGAAAAGACTGAATGCGGACGAGCTGAAAGTGCTGTCCGAATGGCCCGGTATCGCCCGGGTAAAGCACGAAAAGGAGCAGGCAGCACTGGAGCGGCAGCGACGGAATGAGTTCGTCGGGAATGCGACGATCATCGACAGTATCGATCTCTGCTCGTCGGAAGACGAACAGGTCTACAGTGACAACGACGAATGCGATGGTACTGTTGATGGCGGATTTCACGAGGCCAGTGATCCCGAGGTAGATGTAAGCAATGTTGAGCAAAGTAGAAACGAACCACacaacgatgatgacgaggactttgaaacgatcgtcatcgaggaggaggaagaggagagTGCGCAGGAAGACGAGGGAACCGTGcctctgccgccgccgtcgctcgCTAATCACCGGCGGAGTAGTGTACATTCCATCATCCAGCTGCAAACGAACTCCGTCGTTCCTGGTACCCTGCTTAGCGGAAGTACGATACGGTTGAACCACGCTCTATTCACCGGTCTCACTAATGGCGAGCTGCTGAGCGACGGTCGGTTCGGACATAAATACACGAACTGCAGCACAACCGCAATCACGCTGACTAACTCAACTTCGAGCATCGCCAATGGCGAGCTGAAGGAGAACCGTGTCAACGGATGGTTACAGAAGGGCCTGGCCGTCCAACCATCGTCGACCGAAGGATTCTGTAGTATAGTGGCGCCTGCTCCTCGAACAAGCATCGCCGgacccacacaaacacacaccgctTCGCACATTCTGCTGACGTCTCCGCTCGCGCCCAACACGGTACTCGGTACGATACCGATGCCGTTCACATCCCGTCCGGTCAGTTTACAGCCGAACggatcggccaccgtcgtccaAACGCTCACGTCGGCGGCGATCGTTAACCAGGCGGTACGCAAGCGAATGTCGGTTCCACGTGCCGGTGGTTCGACACCGGGCACGGCCGTTACCGGAACCACAGCAAATCTCCAGTAG
- the LOC131208874 gene encoding hepatocyte nuclear factor 4-gamma: MMMQFLPLTECVPLLASQYAVTKMSNTGIDYNELNDRTKGSQDSPSHTSDTAYDSCLSPLQPSDGCNFNTTINVCAICCDRATGKHYGAASCDGCKGFFRRSVRKNHTYSCRFSRNCVVDKDKRNQCRYCRLKKCFKAGMKKEAVQNERDRISCRKPSTDDKNTIDGLSVKFLLRAENFSRHFGAALDDTNDADEADLSSKRFASINDVCDSMKQQLLILVEWAKSIPAFAQLQIDDQVALLRAHAGEHLLLGLSRRSMHLQDMLLLGNNCIITKQCPDANMSPNLDISRIGARIIDELVSAMKEIQIDDSELACIKALVFFDPSAKGLNEPAKIKSLRHQVLNNLEDYISDKLYDSRGRFGEILLLLPVLQSITWQMIQQIELAKMFGVAHIDSLLQEMLLGGDTIDTSSAITSPMNAMNTNNSPSDSCDGPQLGNSMGTSVDGSHDQQQQQQQQQDSLVQMSSLSGSSYGTDADSLLISSMDTIAGPPAGPSGAGATSNYCNRAKLAGSPGADPLSALGVGRTTSGAYMPQSGGQRHGIGSPDATVVADIYFHAPTSVGGASLQLDTDVAMYNNNHLSCCQSELGPKGCEMVKIETKREPENA; this comes from the exons ATGATGATGCAGTTTTTGCCTCTTACAGAATGTGTCCCACTGCTCGCGAGCCAATATGCTGTTACCAAAATGTCTAACACCGGAATAGACTACAACGAGCTGAACGATCGCACCAAAG GAAGCCAAGATAGCCCGAGTCACACGTCCGACACGGCGTATGACTCATGCCTCAGCCCGCTCCAGCCGAGCGATGGCTGTAACTTCAATACCACCATCAACGTGTGCGCCATTTGCTGTGATCGTGCAACGGGCAAGCACTATGGCGCCGCATCTTGCGACGGTTGCAAAGGGTTCTTCCGGAGGAGCGTACGGAAGAACCACACCTATTCCTGCAG ATTCTCAAGAAATTGCGTGGTGGACAAAGACAAGCGCAACCAGTGCCGCTACTGTAGGCTAAAAAAGTGCTTTAAAGCCGGCATGAAGAAGGAAG CGGTTCAGAATGAGCGCGATCGCATCAGCTGTCGCAAGCCAAGCACGGACGATAAGAACACCATCGACGGGTTGTCGGTGAAATTTTTGCTGCGCGCGGAAAACTTTAGCCGCCATTTCGGGGCGGCCCTGGACGACACGAACGATGCGGACGAAGCGGATCTGTCGTCGAAGCGGTTCGCCAGCATCAACGACGTGTGCGACTCGATGAAGCAACAGCTGCTGATACTGGTTGAGTGGGCCAAATCGATACCGGCGTTCGCGCAGTTGCAGATCGACGATCAGGTCGCCCTGTTGCGGGCCCACGCCGGTGAGCATCTGCTGCTGGGATTGTCACGCCGGTCGATGCACCTGCAGGACATGCTGCTGCTTGGGAACAATTGCATCATCACGAAGCAGTGCCCGGACGCCAACATGTCGCCCAACCTGGACATCTCGCGCATCGGGGCGCGCATCATCGACGAGCTAGTGAGTGCCATGAAGGAGATTCAGATCGACGACTCGGAGCTGGCGTGCATCAAGGCGCTAGTGTTTTTCGATCCAA GTGCTAAAGGACTGAACGAACCCGCCAAGATTAAATCGTTGAGACATCAGGTACTAAACAACCTAGAAGACTACATTTCGGATAAGCTGTACGATTCACG GGGTCGGTTCGGAGAGATTTTGCTTTTGCTACCCGTACTCCAATCCATAACGTGGCAGATGATCCAGCAAATTGAGCTTGCCAAAATGTTTGGTGTCGCACACATCGACAGCCTGCTGCAGGAAATGCTGCTCGGAG GCGATACGATTGATACGTCGTCGGCAATCACCTCACCGATGAACGCGATGAACACCAACAACAGTCCATCGGACTCGTGCGATGGCCCGCAGCTTGGCAACTCGATGGGCACGAGCGTTGACGGGTCAcacgaccagcagcaacaacagcaacaacaacaggatTCCTTAGTACAAATGTCGTCGCTGAGCGGTTCCAGCTACGGCACCGATGCCGACAGCTTGCTGATTTCATCAATGGACACCatcgccgggccgccggctgGTCCGAGCGGTGCTGGTGCCACTAGCAACTACTGTAACCGTGCCAAGCTGGCCGGATCGCCCGGTGCGGACCCGTTGAGTGCCCTGGGTGTTGGACGGACGACGAGCGGTGCTTACATGCCTCAGTCTGGTGGACAGCGGCACGGTATCGGTTCACCGGATGCAACAGTCGTTGCCGACATCTACTTCCACGCCCCGACGAGTGTCGGTGGCGCATCGCTTCAGCTCGACACCGACGTCGCCAtgtacaacaacaaccatctGAGCTGCTGCCAAAGCGAGCTCGGGCCGAAGGGCTGCGAGATGGTGaagatcgaaacgaaacgtgagCCGGAGAATGCCTAA
- the LOC131208873 gene encoding myosin light chain kinase, smooth muscle-like: MNQPTSTQNTKAPAEQGSMAATVVPLKFIYVPQKIEAYEHETAVFQCIVEGSPTPHMSWQRNGRPLTAASRNVTIQSKGSLCTMKLQNVAPRDAGQYQLVIENGSGRVERTIELVVLEKIRTINRIKRTSVPATSSIRIYRHINDYSPQVGEYIILNAEYYAPSIPSVRCFHNGRELDDGRIFHRSVSQRNVSLILEKAKPSDSGTYTCVLETIDGCIKMMSAEIDVQDPKWSVPIDKMPRLVRDLPKVITVIEGTEVELTLELHCSELFKCLWKKNGRPIKDSIDFAYIDHGNGMLGLRLKDPFLDDAGLYECTIETATQQLTATCYLDVLEQEQPSSESATENGSIDLPDTAAAAADFVRYPLSQIAVEGDNVEYCACVHPPDAPLRWYVRGAEVTSGTKGFSIESRDDGEHILRIFNSGYKQSGEVKCFVPRTPASDCSLRGVYAYADLCVLPKAFVGSTEHREIARYSTSTGQKLRFLHGLQDEVVLQGDDVVIEACYQGTPLSELRWKHSGRYIADSNATTSNLPGRTRLLLTKIEPSQGGKYSVQLDPACPETELSMCLRVESPPEPPAGRPTVTVANRTALSVSWNATPYDGGSAITGFVIEIDRNDQGHWICAKRVPNSYSCLVEPLVPELQYRFRIRAENVHGSSAPTPASEPILLAWTEPPANGQCTNGGRSGERSIRSPASSGASVCSSAADGSNDSGELCGTAIGGLADDHPSPASTTAPQMSFTADGAFAEQFEMVKEVGKGRFGVVYKVKARRDGAVLAAKKVKCILKKDKERVWEETAIMEKLEHPKLLRLFATYELPKEIVMVVEYISGGELFERVVADDFTLTEKDCIIFVRQICHGVEHMHSRQIVHLDLKPENIMCATKTSHEIKIIDFGLAQQLCASNPTRVLFGTPEFIAPEIINYEPISVLSDMWSIGVICYVLLSGLSPFMGDNDVDTFSNITRAEYDFDDEAFDLVSDEAKEFIAGLLRGRQEDRLSAQQCLQSGWLSLKDGDSVGVNQIRTDKLKKFIIRRKWQKTGNAIRALGRMANLSASRRVSVVPRETNSSD; this comes from the exons ATGAATCAACCGACcagcacacaaaacacaaaagcTCCTGCCGAACAGGGCAGTATGGCGGCCACAGTGGTACCGTTGAAGTTTATCTACGTCCCGCAAAAGATCGAAGCGTACGAGCATGAGACGGCCGTTTTTCAGTGCATCGTCGAAGGTAGCCCCACGCCCCACATGTCCTGGCAGCGAAACGGGCGCCCGCTGACGGCGGCCTCGCGCAACGTGACGATCCAGAGCAAGGGTTCGCTGTGCACGATGAAGCTCCAGAACGTGGCGCCAAGGGATGCCGGCCAGTACCAGCTGGTGATCGAGAATGGGAGCGGTCGGGTGGAGCGGACGATCGAGCTGGTCGTGCTGGAGAAGATCCGAACGATTAACCGCATCAAGCGCACCAGTGTGCCAGCGACGAGCAGTATCCGCATCTACCGCCACATCAACGACTACTCGCCCCAGGTCGGTGAGTACATCATTCTGAACGCCGAGTACTACGCGCCGTCCATCCCGAGCGTGCGCTGCTTCCACAATGGGCGCGAGCTGGACGACGGCCGGATATTTCATCGTAGCGTCAGCCAGCGCAACGTGTCGCTGATTCTGGAGAAGGCGAAACCGTCCGACTCGGGCACGTACACGTGCGTGCTGGAAACGATCGACGGGTGCATCAAGATGATGTCGGCCGAAATCGACGTCCAGGACCCGAAGTGGTCCGTCCCGATCGACAAGATGCCCCGGTTGGTGCGCGACCTGCCGAAGGTGATCACCGTGATCGAGGGGACCGAGGTCGAGCTCACGCTGGAGCTGCACTGCTCCGAGCTGTTCAAGTGtttgtggaagaaaaatggccgcccgatcaaggattcgatcgatttcgc cTACATCGACCACGGAAACGGTATGCTGGGTTTACGGCTGAAGGACCCATTCCTCGATGACGCCGGCCTGTACGAGTGCACCATCGAGACGGCAACCCAGCAGCTTACCGCAACCTGCTACCTGGACGTGCTCGAGCAGGAACAACCGTCCTCCGAATCGGCGACCGAAAATGGAAGCATTGACCTGCcggacaccgccgccgccgctgccgattTCGTGCGCTATCCACTCTCGCAGATTGCCGTCGAGGGTGACAACGTGGAGTACTGTGCATGTGTCCACCCGCCCGACGCACCACTCCGATGGTACGTCCGTGGAGCGGAAGTGACCAGCGGCACCAAAGGGTTCTCG ATCGAATCTCGCGACGATGGCGAACACATTCTACGGATATTCAACAGCGGCTACAAGCAGAGTGGTGAGGTAAAGTGCTTCGTCCCCCGCACCCCGGCCAGTGATTGCAGCCTGCGGGGGGTGTACGCATACGCCGACCTGTGCGTGCTGCCGAAGGCGTTCGTCGGATCGACGGAGCACAGGGAGATCGCCCGGTACAGTACCAGCACCGGCCAGAAGCTGCGGTTTCTGCATGGCCTACAGGACGAGGTGGTTCTCCAGGGGGATGATGTCGTTATCGAGGCCTGCTACCAGGGAACTCCGCTGTCGGAGTTGCGCTGGAAACACTCG GGCCGGTACATCGCGGATAGTAACGCCACGACCAGCAATCTACCGGGACGGACACGGCTTTTGCtgacaaaaatcgaaccatCACAGGGCGGCAAGTACAGCGTTCAACTCGATCCGGCCtgcccggaaacggaactgtcGATGTGCCTGCGGGTCGAgtcaccaccggaaccaccggcagGACGACCCACGGTGACCGTGGCGAACCGGACGGCACTGTCCGTGTCGTGGAATGCCACACCGTACGACGGAGGCAGTGCCATAACGGGATTTGT GATCGAAATCGACCGGAACGACCAGGGGCATTGGATCTGTGCCAAGCGTGTACCGAATTCGTATTCCTGCTTAGTGGAACCGCTTGTCCCGGAGCTTCAGTATCGGTTTCGAATACGGGCCGAGAACGTGCATGGTTCGAGTGCTCCGACACCCGCCAGTGAGCCCATCCTACTCGCGTGGACCGAGCCCCCGGCGAATGGCCAATGTACCAATGGCGGTCGGAGTGGGGAGCGATCGATCAGAAGTCCTGCATCGAGTGGAGCCAGCGTCTGTAGCAGTGCCGCCGACGGTAGCAACGACAGTGGTGAACTGTGCGGGACGGCCATCGGCGGTCTGGCCGATGACCACCCATCGCCCGCGTCGACGACAGCCCCGCAGATGTCGTTCACGGCCGACGGTGCGTTTGCGGAGCAGTTCGAGATGGTGAAGGAGGTCGGGAAGGGCCGGTTCGGAGTCGTTTACAAGGTGAAGGCTCGGCGCGATGGTGCCGTGCTGGCGGCGAAGAAGGTCAAGTGTATTCTGAAAAAGGACAAGGAACGCGTCTGGGAGGAGACGGCCATCATGGAGAAACTGGAGCACCCGAAGCTGTTGCGACTGTTCGCGACGTACGAGCTGCCGAAGGAGATCGTGATGGTCGTGGAGTACATTTCGGGCGGCGAGCTCTTCGAGCGGGTGGTAGCCGACGATTTCACCCTCACCGAGAAGGACTGTATCATTTTCGTGCGCCAAATCTGCCACGGGGTCGAGCACATGCACAGCCGACAGATCGTGCACCTGGACCTGAAGCCGGAGAACATTATGTGCGCCACGAAAACGAGCCACGAG ATCAAAATCATTGACTTCGGTCTGGCACAGCAGCTGTGTGCGTCGAACCCGACGCGCGTCCTGTTCGGGACGCCCGAGTTTATTGCGCCGGAAATCATCAACTACGAACCGATCAGTGTGCTATCGGATATGTGGAGCATCGGTGTCATCTGTTACGTGCTGCTGTCCGGTCTGTCGCCGTTCATGGGGGACAACGATGTGGACACGTTCAGTAACATTACACGCGCCGAGTACGACTTTGATGACGAAGCTTTCGATCTCGTGTCGGACGAGGCGAAGGAATTCATTGCCGGGCTGTTGCGGGGCCGGCAGGAGGACCGGCTCAGCGCCCAGCAGTGCCTGCAGTCCGGGTGGCTTTCGCTCAAGGATGGCGACAGCGTTGGTGTCAACCAGATCCGGACCGATAAGTTGAAGAAGTTTATCATCCGTAGAAAGTGGCAG AAAACTGGAAATGCCATACGGGCCCTCGGTAGGATGGCTAACTTATCTGCTTCGCGGCGTGTCTCGGTTGTGCCGCGGGAAACCAACAGCTCCGACT GA